The genome window agagagagcatagagagtgtgtgtgtgagagagaaagagagcaatagaatgtgtgtgtgtcagagagagagagagtgtgtgtgtgtgtaagagagaaagagcaatagaatgtgtgtcagagagagagagagtgtgtgtgtgtaagagagaaagagactaaaTCTGTTCagcatccctccctcccactaACCATCTGATGTCAGAACTGCGTTGCCATAGGCAACCTGTTTGGGAGGGAGCAgggtaagctgtgtgtgtgtgtgagagagagagagagagagaaaaagggaggagacagagagagagagggaacaaaatCACACGATGCAGAGAGAGTGCACACAGACaagcagaggagaggataggaggaAGCGAGGGATTTCTGTTGTCTTCTGCGTCCTCTGTGCGTGTTGTGTAAGCGCAGCCTGAGCGGTACGGGTGGCTCCAGCGGGAGGGCGGCGGCATAGCAGGCGGTCAGCCAATCAGCCGGCGATGCAGTCATACGCCAGGCAGCCAATGGCGTAGCAGGAGGGCTGCTGCTCGTGAGGCAGGCTCTCACGATCTCTTATTAATGAATGGAGGAGCTCGCGGACAACACACGCCTgtgccatcatcatcatcatcatcagcagcagcagcagcagcgctctCTCACAcgctgagagaggaggagaggagagaaggaggaggagagcagagagaggaggagaggagagatacaAAGGCAAACAGATCCAGTTCCTTTGCTCTAGCGGCAcccgggagaggagaggagaagagcagagagaggaggagaggagagagacaaaggcaAACAGAGCCAGGCGCccgggagagagaagagaggaacagagaggaggagaggagcagagaggagagaggagcagagaggagcagaggaggagaggagcagagaggagaggaggagcagagcagcagcagcatgatGAAGGGACATGAGAGGAAGGGTGAGCAGACTAGAGCTGACCGTAGCAATCCAAATGCAGAGACCGAACCAGCTGACCAGAACCTGGAGAGTGACCAGAACCTGGAGAGTGACCAGAACCAGAACCTGGAGAGTGATCAGAACCTGGAACAGAACCTGGAGCAGAACCAAGAGCAGCCGGACCCAGAGCCCCATGGAGTGTGTTCGTCTAGCAGCCTGGCCGTGCCCCGTGCCACCACCCCGACGCGTCGCTCCGTCTCCCTGGGCGATTTCAAGCGCCTGGGCCCGGCAGCGTCCGGCTCCGAGCCGCCCTCGACCTCCACCACGGCGCCCTCGTCCAAGCTGGTGACGCCCAGCTGCAGCATGGAGTTCGAGGCGGCCCGCCGTCGCCTCCTGGAGGTGGAGGAGCGCCAGCGCGTGATCCGCGAGATGGAGCGGCGGCTGGAGGAGCTGCGGGAGGTGTTCgtgcagcaggagcaggaggccGTGGTGCACGGGGAGCTGGTGGGACGCATCTCCAGCGCCGCCCAGCAGGGGGAGCTCTACGCTGCTGAGAACACCCAGCGGCTGAAGAAGGGCCTGCGCTTCAAGCGCCACCGGCCCACCATCGTCTTCTCCTCCATGCTCGGACTCCGCACCTGCCTCCCCTGGCCCGTCAAGCTCAAGTAGTCGGACGAGTgcaccctcctcttcctcctacctcatccttcctcctcttcctcctcctaccTCATCCTCCTCATTCCACAAACCCTCCCCCATCCCTCTTTAACAGCCCACCTCAGCTACACATGAAGGTCGCTCTCCATGCTGGTTTGGCAGAACTCGTTTCTCTGtacacatatttatttatttatttatttatttatttcctccTGAGAACTTCAAAGAGccgcccacacacactcgcccTGTCGTTGGTGAGCTGGTAGTCTGCTaaaccatgctgtgtgtgtgtgtgtgtgtgtgtgtgtgtgtgtgtgtttgtgtgtgtgtgtgtgagctggtagTCTGCTAAaccaagctgtgtgtgtttctgtcttctTCTGCTCTTCTGCTGCTGGCCTGTCTCTTGCTGAACTGACTACAGAGAGACACTTTCTGCCGCTTTGCTGCATCAGTGAGCTGAGCCCCCCCACGGGCCCCTGTGCTTATTTGTGCAGCTTTGTTTTCTGCTGATTGGAAGTACAGCTTCTAGACAGCAGTTTGGGCTCTGGGCCAGATCAGCACCAGAACTGGCCCAGAACTGGCTTCTGTCTTGGGAGGAGCGCTGGACTCTCAGGGGGCCACTACTCAGGGCCAAGCGCAGGGGCAGGAGACCGGTCGTCCAGCTGGGGAGAATTACGGCAACAACATCCTCCTCCACCACGCACCACGCACGCTACCTACGCTTGTGAGTTATGCAGAGATATGAGTGTGTCACTCCTGAGTGAGacgcagaggagagagagaaggagaggagaggagaggagaggaagagagtgcagGATGAAGGGAAAAGCGCTCTTCTCCTTGTGAGATTCTctcaacacagaacacacagagggagagaagtcACTCGGACTGGTTCTGACTGGTTCTGTTTTCTATGAATATAAAGCTGCACAGTGTAGGAACTGGGCATATTTCTGGGTTAATTTATGTTATTAGACTCGGCCTCTGTGATATGTTGATGCTGATGCACAGGGTGCATGAGCTGCGTTTCTTTTCCACGTTACTAGAGCCAGCTTCTCTGGTGACGGGACGACATGCTATCAGCAGACAGAGGAGGCAGGTGTGATGCATGATGGGATGCAGAGGGCAGGTGTGATGCATGATGGGATGCAGAGGGCAGGtgtgatacaaggatacaaggatacaaggaagtttattgtctaTTGTTAAGTTTATTGAAGTTTATTGTGATGTATGATGGAATAGTTCGACACGAGGAGTGAGGAGCGAAAGAGTCAAGATGACGTGTCTCAGGCATCCCAGCATGCCTCACTCCAGTGGCGTTCTCGTCTCCCGAGggacagacaggagaggagagggtgtcCGTCCGCCTGACCTCGCCATGCCAACACTGACCCCTGACCTCGCTGTCACTCCGTCCCTCAGAATgtattcaacaacaacaacaacaacatctacAGGCACTAAAAACATCTGTGTCCTGGATGACTTGAGGACCTCTCGCCATGCACAAAGATGGTGGATTCTTTTTAAACTTGAGCTTTTAACATACTTACTTGTGTACAAAAGGCCTTTTTATGAACAATGTGACAGGACCTGTACAGTTTAGAACTTGCTTTTAAGCTTTTCTAGCATCGCAGCTGCTATCTAATTAACCCCTACATCACAGGCAGTGGTAGAGGTGGCAATACTACACCTTTAAGGAAAGGCTTGTACACATCTTACAAAGATCTTAATCAGTGGCTAAGGACCTAAGGTTATCAAAGGTCTTAAATGGCTAAGGTTATCATAAGGTCTCATAAATGATTTAGGAAGTAGAGAAGGTTTTTAATGACTGAAGCACTTCATCTAGGTCAATTATGTGGCCTCTGAGGTGACAATCACAGCTGTGTTGTGCtaattgtcagtgtgtgtatgtgtgtgtgtgtgtgtgttgctcattGCTGGCAAAATGAGTAGCTGCTGGTGCACAATGCTGGGGGTATGAGAGGGCCAACGCTAGTTTTCCGTCAGCGTTTTTTGAACAAGATGCTCTCGTTATCTCCTCCACGCGGCGTCTCGCTCCAGGTGGCCTAGTTCCACATTTAGGCCTTGATGAGCAGACAGACACTTggcctccttttctcctcccgTTTCCCGCGTGTCTCGCACCCTGTCTTTGTTTGAACAAGCAGCTAGTGCTCCCGCGCGTTGGCGCAGGCAATGCACTTGAGAGATCTATTTTGGGCAAACGCATGATCTTGGAGTGgagtgggatggggtggggtgcggTGGGCGTGTGTTTGCTGTGCAGTTTAGATAAAGAATGCTAGAGAAGACAACAGCGCACTGGGCGGACTGGACTAAATTAACTATTTCTTTATCTTCATCATGCAGTTTtgttccccctcccctcctccgaATGTATTGTTTACATTATTAATTTCAGTGTCAATTTAGGGATAGTCTACTATTTCTGTGGAGTTGAGACGGTGTGCAATACCTCTAAAATGTGCATTGACTCACTATTGAATAATTTAACAGATAGTCCACAACTGCCCCAGAATGTTCAGTGCTCCTTTCTCCATACCAAGGACCACTACACGACACTGAAATGACAAATCAGTGCGTTTCGGTAGTACTTAGGATGCTTTTATGATGGAGCATCACGTGTCACTCGAGTTGTGCATTTGCACAAGTGATGTAGGTTCGCTTTACAACGAACAACATAACAACTATTTATAAATCAGCGCTTTTACAGTAGATGATGTCCGCGGTTGGCTGCTTTAAAATTTAGAGCAACCACGTCTGCCTTTCCGTATCGGTCTGCCAACGGTTTGGTCATAGAGCTTGAAATAGTCATGAGCGATGTCTTTGTTTAGAGCCATGCAGTGAAATATTATCATTTGATGCATCGCTGGATTCACCGTCAGCACCATCGGTGCCCGATGTGTTCTTGTTTGAGAACTCGTGAGGTGGGTGCGTATAGACTGCAGTACCTGCGTCAAGCAAATTCAGTGGCCGAAGCAAAGTGCGTAACGCTGCTGTTGACGCCGTCATGTCACGCATACAAGAATCGCCGAAGTCCTGCCGTAATGTTTCGTTTTGTACAAATGTCTATCATTCTGTCGCTCTTTTTTATCACAAGGGCTACGTTTAAATCATTCAATGAAAGCGCGTAATTCAGTTCCCTGATGTTGATTTGGCATCTCCATCCATGCGGATGATCGTTGTAAGATGGCTTTTGTTGTCTACGCGCTTACA of Alosa sapidissima isolate fAloSap1 chromosome 1, fAloSap1.pri, whole genome shotgun sequence contains these proteins:
- the LOC121721318 gene encoding stress response protein nst1-like, whose product is MNGGARGQHTPVPSSSSSSAAAAAALSHTLREEERREGGGEQREEERRDTKANRSSSFALAAPGRGEEKSRERRRGERQRQTEPGAREREERNREEERSREERGAERSRGGEEQRGEEEQSSSSMMKGHERKGEQTRADRSNPNAETEPADQNLESDQNLESDQNQNLESDQNLEQNLEQNQEQPDPEPHGVCSSSSLAVPRATTPTRRSVSLGDFKRLGPAASGSEPPSTSTTAPSSKLVTPSCSMEFEAARRRLLEVEERQRVIREMERRLEELREVFVQQEQEAVVHGELVGRISSAAQQGELYAAENTQRLKKGLRFKRHRPTIVFSSMLGLRTCLPWPVKLK